The window GATTTGGAGCACGCTTTCTCAATACGCCGACCTCGTGCGAGCCGCCGACAACGAGACGGACTGGCCCGGGCTGCGCCTCTTCGTTTCCCATGTCAGCCCGGGAAAAGAACCGTTCGTGGAACTCGTCGCGGCCAGGACGCGGGCGGACTTCACCATCAGCGGGCACATGGGGGCCCCGACCTGCATGGTGTGGAATCCGTTTGCGATCAACTCCGTCGAAGGGGCGGTCAAGCGGCTTCAGGATGGCCTGGAATCTGTAAGGCACGCCTGCCTGAACGCCGCCGGACAGGATGCGGCTCAGGTCGAAGATGTGCTCTCACTCGTCAGCCGGTTGCCGGAAGAGACCATCCATATCGGCCGGGGGGCCAAAGCCCCGCGATGGTATCGCCAGATGACCCACGTCAATCTCCCGGACGCACACGCAGGCCATGCCGTTCTGGACATCGCGGACGGCTCGGCCGCCCACCTCAAGAGCAGCGGCGGAGGTGCAGCCCAGATTCTCTGGAAGGACTCCGGCACCGGGGTCAAATGGGCCGTCGTGCGCTTGGGCCGCTGGTCACCGACGGTCTTCCCGGTGAACTTGACGCAAATCGGCGGTTCGCAGGGTGATCAAACCGAGCCCGCCACGTGGAGGTATCAGGTAACAGACATAGTGACCGGCCAGGAGCTGGAGCCCAATGTCAACCCGGTTACTCCGC of the Phycisphaerae bacterium genome contains:
- a CDS encoding metallophosphoesterase codes for the protein MRFLLISDTHGRLGVINELAARTRADAVIHAGDLGFYDDGSSERLSERELRLHVAHSDLPQPEKDRILGLPRAEQTVAAKAACLLGEFQSYVDGRESFRVPVYTVWGNHEDKDVVERVFRGDVKVGNLHVLHHRQAYRVGPALIYGLGGNLLPGSKMMQKPIAGGGGRIWSTLSQYADLVRAADNETDWPGLRLFVSHVSPGKEPFVELVAARTRADFTISGHMGAPTCMVWNPFAINSVEGAVKRLQDGLESVRHACLNAAGQDAAQVEDVLSLVSRLPEETIHIGRGAKAPRWYRQMTHVNLPDAHAGHAVLDIADGSAAHLKSSGGGAAQILWKDSGTGVKWAVVRLGRWSPTVFPVNLTQIGGSQGDQTEPATWRYQVTDIVTGQELEPNVNPVTPPHNWARPAVGQMRPATFGYAHYNAQGQLALGWINEVAEQEGCEEPL